The Papaver somniferum cultivar HN1 unplaced genomic scaffold, ASM357369v1 unplaced-scaffold_1515, whole genome shotgun sequence region ccacagtcaattaggacatgggatgatcttacgaaagaatttttcaaaaagttcttcccaaatcacaagactgcgaccattcgtcaaagtctgaatagttttgtgcaattagagggtgagaccttagctaaatACCTAGAGAGATTTAATGAATTATTgcttcagtgtcctcaccatggttttgaaaaatggagacttgtgcaaattttgtatgaaggtctagatgttgcCACCCGAACAAcagttgagtcaatgtgcaatggcttatttattgacaaaaatgctgATGAGTCTTGGACTTTCCTAATCAAAGTTTCTGAAAAGACTCGGcagtgggagtccattcgtgaacctagaaagactgcCCTTGTAGCTAATGTTCATAGGATTGAGTCCGACTTTGAGGGAAATGCGAAAATTGCATCGTTGGCTAGGAGAGTAGAAGCGTtggagctgcagaagaatgtgaaacCTTCTGCCACTACTCTCCGTGACCATGTCGAAATGTCTATTTGTGCTTCATGTAATAGTTCTGACCATCTAGTGGACAGTTGCCCAGAAAAACTTGCATTTCAGGAATCTAGACTTGAATAAGCCCATGTTTTGTATCAAAAGCAAgaacataacccttattcacagacctacaacccagggtggagaaaccaccctaaattttcatggtccaaaggccctgTACAAGGGAGTGCATCAGGAAACACACAAGGATATT contains the following coding sequences:
- the LOC113336274 gene encoding uncharacterized protein LOC113336274 — its product is MCNGLFIDKNADESWTFLIKVSEKTRQWESIREPRKTALVANVHRIESDFEGNAKIASLARRVEALELQKNVKPSATTLRDHVEMSICASCNSSDHLVDSCPEKLAFQESRLE